The Primulina tabacum isolate GXHZ01 chromosome 1, ASM2559414v2, whole genome shotgun sequence genome contains the following window.
TATCCAACATGTTTTTAACATATGAACATGTTATGATCCCGAGTTATGGGGCTGTTAATGGGTGATGGGATGAGGGGTTTGAGACTCATTGAAGAGAGAATCTCACAACCTCGTAGATGAATTGATGCTCGTAAAGAGAACCTCACGAGTCACGATCTGTTGGGAAACATTTTTGAGAATATAGTTTCTTTATTTCATTCCAATCACTTTCTTAAATACGAGAAGTCCTCTAAAAGGATAAAAACAAGAATATGTCTCATGCATGTATTCATGAGATGAGTCGATCAGGTCCATACTTgttgtgaaaaataataatttttcctcAAATCAGCATATATTGCACAATATACTATTGATATAAAAAGtgatatttttcaacaaaaaatgataattttgcaGTGAAAAATAGTACTTtagacataaaaaaattaatacttttcgTGAGTAGTCGCTTTAACATATATTACATAATATTTGTTCATAACATAACTAACAAAAAATGATATTCTTgcagttaaaaaataatattttgaagataaaaagtaatatttttcttagatcTGATCGGATATCCGTCTCACGAAAACCGTCCCACAAAGTTGCTCAGTGAAATGGTGTCATAAGagtttttatgtaaaaataaatatgtgaAAATCTGCAGAATAACTTCCGGATCTAATTCTTAATGATAAGGActatttttaatttggaaataaCTAAACTAAATCCACCAATAACCAACTAATTTAATCCTTAATAATGACAAGGATTGtcatttattttgaaataactAAATTAAAAGATAATAACCAAATATTATGAAGATAAAGTAAGTAGAAccttattctttatttttaaacTTCTAATGAGTGAATCATGTGTAGACGAACTCCCTTTGGTTTAAGCTGACAAAGGGTTGGGATATCATTGGACTGGTTTTGGGACGTATTGAGTTATTCTGTCTTTTACGCATAATGAGTTATTCTGCttggcataaaaataatatacgtCCTTTCCCTTCACCATCTTGTGGAAAAGCGCCTGTTAGTGTTTGGACTTGGGAGTGTCACTTGAAATGATCTTTATAGTATATAAATCTGAAGGTCCAAATTTAGTATAAATTTTGTAGTTAATATTTTTCTGAGTCCCGACTTCAGCTAAAAAGTTCAAAATGTAATTTCGATAAAGTAATAACATAATACGTTTCCAGAGAAGCGCTTATATAATAATTTACTGAAAGAGTGCTTATATAATAATTGACTTAAAGTGTAAAATtcattaaacataatattttcttttaagagTAGAATCTAATGAACCTAATTGAATGTCATATCTATTTTTCTTGTTGCTTCCagaaactcaagaatttaaactattttaaacattataaaatATTGTCGGTGCTTCGATTTGTTCCTTGAGCGTCACGGGATCCAAAACTACAGTGTCATCTCCTGCTTAATCATCAGTAGATAATTATGTATCGCTggcaatatttattttataaatttaaaatatctgaGCTATGATAATTTTCATCAGGATAAAAATATACCTCATATCCATTTTATAACAGTAACCTAACTCTTTAAGTATTGTCTCAAGTTCATGAATAACTTCCTACCCAGGGATTCATTTAAGTTATATGATCAACATAACAGATTTTGTAATGTCAAAAACAACTTTctattgtgtgtgtgtgaataTTTATGACCTACACTGAGCCTACAAGATTGATTGTGTCCAACACATTTATCTTTCCAGGAGATATTTATACCCATGTACATGCAACACGTTAATAGTGAAGAGATAAGACGTGTCTTGCTTCTCATCACTGTAATGAGTCGCGTAATACTGGGTCATCAATGTAACTGAAACTCTTGGGAATAATATCCTATTGTCTCTATTCATATCCGATACTGACCTAACACATTTAAAGAGAACACGTTGACTTATTTTATTTAGCATGCAAAATCGTTTAGCATATTGTGTGATGCAATGCTTATCGTGTGAAAAGAATATCATGCGGTGATATACGTCATCTGACCATTTTTCGGTGCTCCCATTTGAAACGAAGTGAAATTGAAACTTAATTggtggaaaataaaatttatgacTACAGACTATATTATTACTGCCAGGAGTTAAAACATTTCTTCTTTGTTACAGCATGGCTTCAGCAAGTAATCATTTTATCCTAATTTTACCGTTCTCTGAAAACCAATGCTCCTGATGTTAATGTTAATACAACTCCCCTGCCGAATCTGGGAATTCCGGGGATTGAACTTCGTTTTCCACGTCCTGATTCAAGTACACAAGTTAGACCAAATAGTTTCTGATTTGCATGAGCAAATGATTTAATGCTTCCCTTATTTACCATGTCATTGTATTTTTTGGCCTTCCACCATGAAAGCTTTTGCTCTCTGACACAAAGTCTAAATTTTTAACCATCGTAATTGTAATTCCTGAAAAATTTACCGTAAAATTCATGATTGTTGTCTCTCTCTTCAGGAGGCTTCTTCCGCTGTATCTTATCCAGAAGTTGATAAGCACGGTTTTCCTCATCATGGGTTACTGTCACCTCAGTTATCCAGAAAGAAACAATGGCTAGTTGGACTACAGGTTTGAATTGTGAACTTATTGTTCTGTTTTCAGCTGGAGTGAAAAAACTGTATCTAGTACCCCAGATTTTCTTCCTTGATCTAGAAGTAAGAAATGTGCTAATTACCCAATGGACAAGTTGTGGGAAAGAAAATAATTGCATTTACTTTATGATCTATGCAAGATATTTGATATGACTTTCACTAATTTCTCCTGTTGATTACTTCGCCAGTCTCGAGCTCATCCACGGGAGATTATGACCCAAATTCTTGGAGCTTTGCAAGGACTAAATGTCAGGTGGAAAAAGGTTGGGCTCTATAACATGAAATGCATTCTGGTTCATACTTTTCAGGACTCCAATGACACGGCCACCAGTAATCACATACACAACCATTACATCAACAATGTAACTTCTGTCAATGCAAATGTTTCAAAGCCTCAGAGTGTTGTGAAGTTTGAAATCCAGGTATGACAATATCTTTTTTCATTGTTTCCTTTACAATTACTCATACCTTGGTACTATATGCTCAAAAAGTAAGATTTTTGTCTTTAGATGCTCATACGATCTTTTAGTGCAATTTGAACTTACCTTTAAGATTGTATCAGGCCCTTGTTgttttttctaatataacaacTACCAATTGACAATGTTCTTTTCTTAAACAAAGAGTCGGTGTTGAGGTAGACACTAACACGtagaatattaaaaaatatgcgCACAAAGAGGTTGAAGCCTAGCCTCCAACATTATATCTAAGTCTTGTCAAACACCCTCTTCCCTCTTCATCCGAATCTGTCAAACTTAATACTTGTCATCCTGCTATATAATGATACAGTGGATCTATAAATTTAAGCCAGATGGGTAAGCTGATGTATTATAATGTCTATAACTCATATGCTTTAGAAACATTACGTTTTCGGTTAATGAgaatgaatttgaattttggcaGCTATTTAAAAAAGGCGATGTAGAGTATTTGCTTGATTTACAGAGGCTAAGTGGTTCAGTGTTTCTGTTCCTGGATTTCTGTGCCTTTTTCATGATGAGGCTTCATGTTTCTTAATACTTGTTTTAGTATTGTTTCTTAGTACTTGTTTTAGTATTGTCAGTAACAAATTACTGTTATGTTAAGTTAATTAATTGTATATATGATTTTACTCATGTAAATGTTGCTTTTAGTCCTTGTTTAATATGTATGATATGCGAATGTGATAACTTTTTGCATCTTGTCCATTTTGTGTTTTTTCATTGGAGACTATTTAATAAAAGGTGTTTTTTTATGTGGCTCGCAATAATTGTCCACATATTAGATGAGTTTTTCGGAATGTTTATATAAACCTTAGGTTGAGATCATATCGATGAATTTAATTTGGatgaaaatatttgatttgaggtaggatttgaaaatgaatttgGATTGAAAATGCATATTTCATttctataaaaaataattaggcATCTCATCCCAcacttttttataaaaattgcaCGATTTAGCTTTACTAATGTGATCTTTTGAATATGCATTCATATTGCGGCTAAAAACCAAATTTTGAATAATATGACGTTAAATGTAAAAAACAAATACTCTTTTATTCAtccataatataatatttttcaaatccACGCAATATATCtcttgaaatataaattttcttgATCCACATAGAAAGGTCGAGCAAGAAATCATATaatcttaataaaataaacCATGAAATTTTGCTCGAAGATTCCATGGTTTCTTATAGAGGTAAATCTCTGCTCAATGTTGCTTCACGTTAGTTTTTTAGCTGCAACACAGGTATGCATTCAAAAAATCGTGTTATTAAATGTTAATCATgtgattttataaaaaaatcaaggGTTATAACACACATTTAATATTCACAAggtaaaatatgaattttaatttttcacaaAAAGTTTTGATGCAAATAACTTTTTTTCTAATTTGGTGAGAGTACTATTTTTCAAGCTAGAATATTAAAAGTTTATTTACCTTTAGATTAAATGTTGAAGTATGTAATATATTACATAATTAAGAGTGAAATGGTAatctaattaatattttataatttttgtaaaattaatttGTCAAGCTCGAGACGTGAGTATGAGACATCAAATTTCAAGCCAGTATTTCTAGAATATTTGAGCTGGAGTCGAATTCTACTTTCATTTTCTTgacattttttattaatttgatcttatattttaaaattaaatagtcTAAATATAGTCTTTAGTACTAAATATTGCAACCATTAACCTATGCCTTGCAGGGCTTCGTTTCATGATTACACAATTGAAGGAACACTTCCGGACAAAGCAAGAACTCACTCTGCCATCTTACCCCATCATTCCAACAATCTTTTGAAGAATTTGAGATTATATCAAACTTGAATGAAAtacaaaatcaaaatattaaaattccaATTTTTAAAAGCAAATTAAAATCATCTATCTTCCATGAAAACTTTCAAGAAACATGGGAGATCCGACAACCAACCCAGAATCATCGTTTATGTCAACAATCATCTCTTCTTTTGTCACATTTTTTTCAACTTTTTCAACATTCTCACCGATCTTAGCTTCGTTTTCTCGATCAGAAGTTTCTGAATTTGTTCCTTGAAGCTGCAAGGCATACTCCAAATGCCATAAAACGTCCCCCATTGAAGGTCTATCCACTCCATGTTCGGCCAAGCATTTCTCTGCAGCTTCAACAAATTTCAGCAATGAATCTTTACTCATAGTTCCAGCAATAGTCGGATCAACGATCTTTTCTATAGCGCCTTTTGCATTTTCTTGCTTAGCCCATTCTGCCAGATTCACTTGTTCTCTAGGCAAAGCAGGATCTAGAGCTGGCCTTGCACATAAAACCTCAAAAAGAACGACCCCGAAAGAGTAAACATCGGATTTTTCTGTCAATTGCTGTCTTCTGAAGTATTCAGGATCAAGATACCCGAAACTTCCCTTTACTGCGGTGCTGACATGAGTTTGATCTAATGAAGCTGGTCCAGCTTTAGACAAACCAAAATCAGAAACTTTGGCCACAAAATTCTCATCGAGTAGAATGTTCGTGGTTTTCACGTCTCGGTGAATGATCCCTTGTGTCGAACCAGTGTGCAGATAATGCAGACCTCGCGCTGAACCAATGCAGATCTCTAGCCTTTGCCTCCATGATAAAGGTTCTAAGTTGGAACCATAGAGTTGGTCCCGGAGAGGACCATGTGCCATGTAATCGTAAACAAGAATCATTTCTGATTGTTCATCACAGTAACCGATTAGTGATACAAGGTGCCTATGCCTCAGTTTTGACAGCAACTGAATTTCAGTTTGGAACTCATTAATCCCTTGCGATGATGATGGATTGCCTCGTTTTATAGCGACTTTTGTACCATCTTCCAACTCCCCAAGAAACACTTTTCCGAAGCCTCCAACACCAACAATCGCCTTCTCATCAAAATTATTTGTTGCATCGCGTAGCTCAGTAAGAGTGAAGAATCTCCCAAGATTTTGACCAATGGAGATAATACTTGAAAAAGTGGTGGTCTTGCTCTTGCTCTTGCTAGATAAGAAGCTACATTGATTTGGAGTAAGAGGGAGAAACCAAGATGAGAAGGTCTTCTGTTTCATGTAGCCTTTGGGAGTTCTCTTCCACCGGATTATCATCACAACGAGCAAAACGAACGAAATTCCTCCCAGTGCCAATCCGATTCCAGCAGCAGTTTTCATCTTTTGATTAACGCCGGATTTTATGCCTCTGTAAGTCCCATCAGCAGAGAATAACCCATCCAAACTTCCAGCTGAATTGCTCATTTTCATCACCTCCAAACCATTCAAGATGGCGTTTGGAACACTCGCCTGAAGGTTTGAACTTGGGCCAATTTGAATACCGATTGAACCATTTGAAATTTCAGAGGCATTGAGCACAAAATCTTTGTAATAAGGGATGGAAAGGCCGGACGTAAGCGTTGAAAGATCAAGATTCGAGACACCAGTTATCTTGTTGATATATACATTGAAGTAAAGCTCGTTGAGTCCCATGCTCACAATATCGCAAAAATGAAGCCTGATCAGGTAGGAAAAGCTTGGATCAACGTTCATTTCCCAAGTGAGGTTGAAATTTGGGTCGTTTACACCAGAATCTCCCATCTGATCGGCTGTTGCATATACCCAATAAGGGGCGATTAGAGGGGTTGCCCCACCGTCCGGATATTTTATCAAATTGGTAGGAACAGACACGTTTCTAGCTCCCTGTGGGAACTTCATAAACTGGCCATCTTGAAGCCATGTTCTCCACAAAGTGTCATTTTTAGGAGTGACAATCGGCCCTCCAACATTTAGTCGATACGACACTTCCAATGCATAGCCATCCAATCCATTGAAGTCACCGACGGGGGAAACAGCTGAGGCTGAATCGGAAATGAGGTCTTTGGGGGAAGAAATAACCTCAATCGCATTTACAAAAGCGAAAGAATTCTTCATAGGTGAAAACTTAAGGGTAATCTTATCAGAAGTAACATTAACGAGGTACTCTTTGAACACCATTTTATCAGGATTCTTGACTGAAAATCCATGCAGGAGCACAGTATCATCAGTTGTGACTGTGAATGTTGCTGAAGTGAGATTATAAAACTGGTGAGGGAGAGGGTAAAAATGTAAACGTATCCAATGCCGACCAGGCTTTAAGAttggaaacatgtatatcgACTCGAGGGTGAAAATTCTTGCAGTAAGATACAAAGGGAGAGACACAACCGGTGAAAAAGCAAGAGAATTGTTGGGAAAAGAAGCAATGGAAGCAAGAATGTCTTCATCTGTGGATAGGTAAGAAGCAGATTGAGGGTCAGATTTGAAGGTTCTACCATCATCAAGCACAGTGTCGCCAGGCGATCCACAATCAATCAGATGTACATCTGTAGGATTAAATGAAGAAAAAGGCACGTCCGCAAACGTGACAAAACTTGTCAAAAGAAGAACAGTAGAGACGACGATAACATAAGATGCTCCTACCATTCTAACGGAATGCATGTTAAAGATCACTTGACTCTTTCATACTATACAGGGTCGAGTTTAAGGTGACTAAAGGCAACGGAGTGTACACAAGGGAGTGCGTGCATGTCACAGAAGGCAAAGAGTATTATCATGGATCAAAATGCATGAAATAGTACTGTTTTTGAAGGGAAAGAAGGATTGTTTGTAGGTAAAGAATTGACCCAAAAAACGAAGACAAATTAAAAAAGATGAGTTTATTAAGTTGTTGGAAGCATGTATGGGTGGAGAGAACGTGCGTACGATATTATCAAAATGAAAGAGTAGACTTCTTGAACAATAATATTATTCACCAGCGCCTTTGGACATTCAAACCGCGTGTCCAGCTGGGAATTAGTTCGTTTCAGGTAGATCTTGAACTCTTGCAGTTGGAATCTTTTTCGGGTACCTGAAAAGAGGTAAATTTAAAATTCTTGGATAAACTTTTGGTGATATTGCATGTCTGTTGCAGTGGAAGAAATACTACTACCAAGCATTACACTacacaaatatttaaaattcttGGATAAACTTTTGGTGATATATTCATTTAGAAGGAgagaaaataatacttttgtaGTAATCCGGCCAGGTTAACTAACTTAATATGTAGGATTCaagtttgtatatatatattatacagACAGACACACATGATTTGGAATGAACGTGGTTTGAGAGGATAAGAGCTGACTTGTGTTCGCCACCCTCCATTTAATGCCGGAAATTCAGTGTTTACAATATCTAGGCTGGAATTATACTTATACAGTAATGTCTAATATTCTCTTTCATTtcgtattatttttatatttgagatataaatattatatgactaatttaaaatatacttttatttaaagtaaaccaaaattaaaaaaaaattcgtgCTGGAAAAATAACTTCGATTCAGATAAATTATAAATAGAGATATAGCCATTCTCTCTCCCTATGGAACAGAAAAAATGCAtagattttaatataatatattctattattttattttctacatATTTATACATTCTGAATTATATATTTCCATCCAGTTTTGAAgcaataaacaaaaaaattgttTGTCTTTTTTAAACTTGTAAACAGCCATGGTCTAATAATTTAGGCGATGACAATCAACAGATTCATGATAACTGCACAATATGAAAAAATTGAGAAAATTTCAGTAtgattcaaataaattttttatatagttGACTAGAATtgatcaaaaataatttcttaaaattgaaTGGTGTAAATCGATATATATCTACTTAAAGTTGTAAAAGTATATGATACATATTCATTACCAATTTTTTTTCCAttcatttcttttttatttaatgtatTTGTCATCTATCTCTATTATATGTTATAATTTTGTATATTGTCAAATACATTAAATACATGTGAGATGTATGTAGAAATCTAAACAGTTATCCAACTCTGGCAAGTTTCAGAtagatacaaaaataaatatttctcaaatcacAACACATTTATTCatattattcattttttttttttgcttaaaactgaagaacaaaaacaaaaaatttccaCTTAAATACTCGAGTAATATCTGATCATCAAAAACCAACTTTTTCAACAATAATTTCCCTGTTGTTAAGTCAATAAGCTCCTAATCTCAACTTAAAAGCAATGGTAATAAAGGAGATAACTGAAGCCAACAATTAGTTGCGGATACTGATTATTGAATACCAGAACTGAATCATTTATAGTATTATTTTAATCATAATAGACAAGAATCACAAAGCTTCTCTGAATGAAGTTAACATTAAATAAAGTGGTACCGAACTCAATCCATCCGTGTAAAAAGATCAGGCTATCCAACTAGGCATAGTGAAGTATCAGCTTTCTTGCTACTAATCGGAGGCCAGCATTTTGCTGATAATCATAGGAATCCAAGGAAAAGAAAGCATCCACCAGAATTCCAGGAGTTAAAAGGGAATCAAGCTCTTCAAAATCAAATGTACTAAACACGAGCCTCTGAGTAGATGAAGTGTCTTCCTGGTATATTTCAGTCGTGCAACGAATGACATCTCTGTCTGCTACAGTTGGGTAAACTGCGCATTTGCATAGAATAAACTCTTAATTTTCAATTCTTATAAGGTATCAGAATTTTAGAGCTTCCAAAAGGAAAAGCCCATTGCTAAATTTGGATTAGAAACTGTGAGGTATCTGAATTAGGAAAACAAATAAACATAACAAAAATTTCAAGGTAAAAATGATATATACGAACATATGGTCAGAAAAGGTAACTTTTGCTTCAAGGTTCAATAAAAATACAGAGCATACAAAGCGAAACTCACTGCAATCGGACAGTGGGAGAGTTGTAGCCAGGCTTTATGTTCACCACACGCCGCCAATCAGAGAAGCTGCCTAAATCCATGAATAGCTTATGTGCAAGATTGTCAATTGCCTCCAGAATATTGCATAGACCTGGCAATGCATTCATCACAACGTTTAAACGCGGCCGACCAGCATGATCAACAAACTTTGAACTAAATTCCAAACCGTACCTTCAAACATTTACAGGAGAGTTGCAACGGGAAATTTTCATGCAATTATTGTATCTTTTGAGTACCACCAAAAAAGAGTACTGCTGCGACAGAGAGAGAAGGCATTGAAACATCATCAGTGTCTAAGAAGACAGTGAATCTATTGGAAGCCTCGTGGAATGTAACCGCGTCAGAAGATCCTTGTGATGAAACACCAGCGTTTTCATCTTCCATCTTATCACCAGGAACAATTTCCCTTTCCACTTCATCACTGAGTGCCACCATATTAAAACGGTCAGCTTTTTCAAGGTTGGACTCAACCAGTGGAGGATCTAATTCACCTGTGTTAGGTGTCACGAGTGATAACATGGGATGGATTTCCTCCATTATATGAATTGGTGGAGATGATGTTGAATCATTTTCAACCCTGATACTCAAGGACGGCATAGTTATATTTCGTTCTGTCCGCTCTACAGAAGAATTTTCTTTACGACGACTTCTTGTAGCAGCATTGGGAGAAACCCAACTATTCTCCGTGAATATGTTAGGAAGCCTGGATTCCTGCCAGCAAAACAAAAGGTAAAGCATGCTATGAAGATACAAATATCACTAGTTCACATTTTAATGCTAGACCAATAT
Protein-coding sequences here:
- the LOC142551103 gene encoding putative receptor-like protein kinase At5g61350; the encoded protein is MHSVRMVGASYVIVVSTVLLLTSFVTFADVPFSSFNPTDVHLIDCGSPGDTVLDDGRTFKSDPQSASYLSTDEDILASIASFPNNSLAFSPVVSLPLYLTARIFTLESIYMFPILKPGRHWIRLHFYPLPHQFYNLTSATFTVTTDDTVLLHGFSVKNPDKMVFKEYLVNVTSDKITLKFSPMKNSFAFVNAIEVISSPKDLISDSASAVSPVGDFNGLDGYALEVSYRLNVGGPIVTPKNDTLWRTWLQDGQFMKFPQGARNVSVPTNLIKYPDGGATPLIAPYWVYATADQMGDSGVNDPNFNLTWEMNVDPSFSYLIRLHFCDIVSMGLNELYFNVYINKITGVSNLDLSTLTSGLSIPYYKDFVLNASEISNGSIGIQIGPSSNLQASVPNAILNGLEVMKMSNSAGSLDGLFSADGTYRGIKSGVNQKMKTAAGIGLALGGISFVLLVVMIIRWKRTPKGYMKQKTFSSWFLPLTPNQCSFLSSKSKSKTTTFSSIISIGQNLGRFFTLTELRDATNNFDEKAIVGVGGFGKVFLGELEDGTKVAIKRGNPSSSQGINEFQTEIQLLSKLRHRHLVSLIGYCDEQSEMILVYDYMAHGPLRDQLYGSNLEPLSWRQRLEICIGSARGLHYLHTGSTQGIIHRDVKTTNILLDENFVAKVSDFGLSKAGPASLDQTHVSTAVKGSFGYLDPEYFRRQQLTEKSDVYSFGVVLFEVLCARPALDPALPREQVNLAEWAKQENAKGAIEKIVDPTIAGTMSKDSLLKFVEAAEKCLAEHGVDRPSMGDVLWHLEYALQLQGTNSETSDRENEAKIGENVEKVEKNVTKEEMIVDINDDSGLVVGSPMFLESFHGR